One segment of Gopherus flavomarginatus isolate rGopFla2 chromosome 8, rGopFla2.mat.asm, whole genome shotgun sequence DNA contains the following:
- the LOC127056297 gene encoding uncharacterized protein LOC127056297 encodes MVPPFCGQPSTFSIYGPSIRPFCGPTSIHKIHGCSHRLHLLSSAHLPVSRRLAHSRDLRDASELSCGHHQRSLQATRPDDQYREVHSGSHRENRLHWGNPGLQSRQRLPTTASVSGNGNNYSRPPKLPDNLSSHLSQPPRPHGCLHLRDQTHQTTPPSTSNLAHLCILAGLRHPRLPGPVADSHPGLCRDAIPATSIFNDPNHGRVISGLGCPPRGSPHSRPLVCSRTNLTYQCAGAEGGSTHVPGVFGERLQGCCVCVHRQHNGHVLHKQAGRSTLLPPLSGSHSALGLLHSPLDWSGSILSPRSSEHPGGSPQQILPVS; translated from the coding sequence atggtacctccgttttgtggtcaaccatcaacattttcaatttacgGTCCTTCCATTCGGCCTTTCTGTGGCCCCACAAGTATTCACAAAATCCATGGCTGTAGTCACCGCCTCCATCTGTTGTCGAGTGCACATCTtcccgtatctcgacgattggctcattcgagggacctccgagatgCAAGTGAGCTGTCATGTGGGCATCATCAAAGATCTCTTCAGgcgactaggcctgatgatcaatatagagaagtccactctggttcccacagagagaatagacttcattggggcaatcctggactccaatctcgccagaGGCTGCCTACCACAGCCTCGGTTTCAGGCAATGGTAACAATTATTCAAGGCCTCCAAAACTTCCTGACAACCTCAGCTCACATTTGTCTCAGCCTCCTAggccacatggctgcctgcaccttcgtgaccaaacacACCAGACTACGCCTCCGTCCACTTCAAACTTGGCTCACCTCTGTATACTGGCCGGGCTGAGACATCCTAGGCTCCCTGGACCGGTGGCTGACTCCCATCCTGGTCTGTGTAGGGATGCCATTCCAGCCACCTCAATCTTCAATGATCCTAaccacggacgcgtcatctctgggttggggtgcccacctcgagggtctccgcactcaaggcctttggtctgtTCAAGAACTAACCTTACatatcaatgtgcgggagctgaggGCGGTTCGACTCACGTGCCAGGTGTTTTTGGAGAGCGTCTCCAAGGCTGTTGTGtctgtgttcacagacaacacaacggccatgttttacataaacaagcagggcggagcacgctcctccctcctttgtcaggaagccattcagctctgggacttttgcatagcccactcgattggtctggtagcatcctttctcccagaagTTCAGAACACCCtggtggatcacctcagcagatccttcctgtctcatga